Proteins encoded by one window of Superficieibacter sp. HKU1:
- the lsrR gene encoding transcriptional regulator LsrR: protein MTTNDSTLMSEYGMCEEEQVARIAWFYYHDGLTQSEISDRLGLTRLKVSRLLEKGHQSGIIRVQINSRFEGCLEYEDALRSRFSLRNIRVLPALPDANVGTRLGIGASHMLMESLQPQQLLAVGFGEATMTTLKRLSGFISAQRIRLVTLSGGVGPYMTGIGQLDAACSVSIMPAPLRASSADIARTLRNENSVRDVMLTAQAADVAVVGIGSISQKDDATILRSGYITTGEQLMIGRKGAVGDILGYFFDANGEVIPEIKIHQELIGLSLTSLSTIPTIIGVAGGEEKAEAIIAAMKGNYINALVTDQATAAKMLQLIEK from the coding sequence ATGACGACCAATGACAGCACCTTGATGTCGGAATACGGGATGTGTGAAGAGGAACAGGTCGCACGCATCGCATGGTTCTATTATCACGACGGCCTGACGCAAAGCGAAATCAGCGACCGCCTGGGCCTTACGCGGCTGAAAGTGTCGCGGCTGCTGGAGAAAGGGCACCAGTCGGGCATTATTCGCGTCCAGATCAACTCGCGCTTTGAAGGGTGTCTGGAGTATGAAGACGCGCTGCGCAGCCGGTTCTCGCTGCGTAATATCCGCGTTTTGCCCGCGTTGCCCGATGCGAATGTCGGTACGCGCCTTGGTATTGGCGCTTCGCATATGCTGATGGAATCGCTGCAACCGCAGCAGCTGCTGGCGGTCGGGTTCGGCGAAGCCACTATGACTACGCTAAAGCGGCTGAGCGGGTTTATCTCCGCCCAGCGTATCCGGCTGGTCACGCTTTCCGGCGGTGTCGGACCGTATATGACCGGCATCGGCCAGCTGGACGCCGCCTGTAGCGTGAGCATTATGCCTGCCCCGCTGCGCGCGTCGTCGGCGGATATCGCCCGCACGTTGCGTAATGAAAACAGCGTCCGGGACGTGATGCTGACGGCACAGGCGGCGGATGTCGCGGTGGTGGGAATCGGCTCAATTAGCCAGAAAGACGACGCCACCATTTTACGCTCCGGCTATATCACCACCGGCGAGCAGTTAATGATTGGTCGTAAAGGCGCGGTAGGCGACATTCTCGGCTACTTTTTCGACGCCAACGGCGAGGTGATCCCGGAGATCAAAATTCATCAGGAGCTTATTGGCCTGAGCTTAACCTCCCTCTCCACAATCCCAACCATTATCGGCGTCGCAGGCGGCGAAGAAAAAGCGGAAGCCATCATCGCCGCCATGAAAGGCAATTATATCAATGCGCTGGTGACCGATCAGGCCACCGCCGCGAAAATGCTTCAACTGATTGAAAAATAA